The following are from one region of the Salvia hispanica cultivar TCC Black 2014 chromosome 1, UniMelb_Shisp_WGS_1.0, whole genome shotgun sequence genome:
- the LOC125209886 gene encoding putative disease resistance protein RGA3 — translation MEAVATAGVEVVVQNLINFLKEEYSLLRGLEEEAGKLQETLEMIQAYLSDAETKSTGEAVKMWLRKLEAVAFDAYYVLDELNYHFLYKEARKMDAPNPKLKNKVLSCFSSCSRISRRSKMAHTIKQINADFESVNNNATQLGFQNIIANALPAVVDTSPETDSFSLDPIFIGRDDAVNKLVDMLTPTHPEEEKRMFYIVALVGMGVWGKLHIGEGVQNREAILKMLHEALMAKTYLLVLDDVWNEDVRKWDNFINSMSGVTSTMGNDEDCWSIIKAKAFDGNGEVRPEFETIGKETAKRCGGLPLAANVKLGCFAYCSIFPKGHGIGKLELIGLRMGEGFLQPRQGDDMESIGNMFCNVLLQNSLLQVSQKYAYGEVCYVMHDLVHDLAYSVLSNNADHRTPARYMFLKTESSHVSKEVTKHLRTLILKGGTSGINFSDFQCLQNLTIGESSEEHQLPNSIKKLIHLRNLDLSNTYTEDLPVWIGELSHLQSLRTSSARGQKLPNTLKYLVDLRHLYIHDDVELPAEIGRLTRLRTLPFFKVGEEKGYHIEELGNLNCLNGKLTVKNLERVLNKEEALKANIFRKQHLSELRFNGDRIGEAHGSCLPLHNLIEISLYKCSESLPDGLDTLNSLKVLSIDMCKNLKSVGNPSCGEGENQGTVHRLRIRGCGELMELPRQMLELWAPTIASLSLEGLRSLTNLPMLIDCLAKSSNLEDLTIRGVPKLMSAGSVESWDLGKLWNLNIDVSEEWSEEINVAINETVNGILLKNIGIEELPQWFGNLSSLGTLHLHGCTKLRCLPSVDSLKLLAKLDDININNCPKLSIDPEWHNHPDLQIMVDYKRI, via the exons ATGGAAGCCGTTGCTACAGCTGGCGTCGAAGTTGTCGTCCAAAACCTGATCAACTTTCTCAAGGAAGAGTACTCTCTGCTTCGAGGTCTTGAGGAAGAAGCCGGAAAGCTGCAGGAAACTTTGGAGATGATTCAAGCCTACTTGAGTGACGCTGAGACGAAATCCACCGGTGAAGCAGTCAAGATGTGGTTGAGGAAACTTGAAGCTGTGGCTTTCGATGCTTATTATGTTTTGGATGAACTcaactatcattttctctaCAAAGAAGCGAGAAAAATGGATGCACCCAATCCCAAGCTGAAGAATAAGGTACTATCATGCTTCTCATCCTGTAGTCGCATTTCACGTCGCTCTAAAATGGCTCATACCATCAAACAAATCAATGCGGATTTTGAGTCTGTCAACAACAATGCAACACAACTTGGCTTTCAAAACATTATTGCGAATGCACTTCCAGCTGTTGTTGATACTTCTCCTGAAACTGATTCATTCAGTCTTGATCCAATATTTATTGGAAGAGATGATGCTGTGAATAAATTGGTTGACATGCTCACCCCAACACACCCTGAGGAAGAGAAACGGATGTTCTACATCGTTGCTCTTGTGGGAATGGGGGTATGGGGAAAACTAC ATATTGGTGAAGGGGTTCAGAATAGGGAAGCTATTCTGAAAATGCTTCATGAAGCTCTAATGGCAAAAACTTATCTTCTTGTTCTTGACGATGTTTGGAATGAAGATGTTCGGAAATGggacaattttataaattccaTGTCAGGAGTTACTTCAACTATGGGAAATG ATGAGGATTGCTGGTCCATAATAAAAGCAAAGGCTTTTGATGGAAATGGAGAAGTTCGACCGGAATTTGAGACGATTGGGAAAGAGACTGCGAAAAGATGCGGGGGTTTGCCTTTAGCTGCCAATGTAAAGTTGGGG TGTTTCGCATATTGTTCGATTTTCCCCAAAGGTCATGGAATCGGAAAGCTTGAGCTGATTGGACTACGGATGGGAGAAGGGTTTCTTCAACCAAGGCAAGGAGATGATATGGAGTCTATAGGAAACATGTTTTGTAATGTGCTTCTACAAAACTCTTTGTTGCAAGTTTCACAGAAATATGCATACGGAGAGGTGTGCTATGTGATGCACGATCTAGTGCATGATCTTGCATATTCTGTTTTATCTAATAATGCAGACCACAGAACCCCAGCTCGATACATGTTTCTTAAAACAGAATCAAGTCATGTTTCAAAAGAAGTGACGAAGCATTTGCGTACATTAATCTTGAAAGGTGGAACTTCTGGTATCAATTTCTCAGACTTCCAATGTCTGCAGAATCTAACTATTGGTGAAAGTTCAGAAGAGCATCAATTGcccaattcaattaaaaagtTGATACATTTGAGAAATCTTGATCTGTCAAATACATATACTGAAGACTTGCCGGTGTGGATTGGTGAACTCAGTCACTTGCAATCGTTAAGAACGTCAAGTGCCAGGGGTCAGAAACTGCCAAACACCTTGAAGTACTTGGTTGACTTGAGGCATCTATATATTCACGATGATGTTGAGTTGCCTGCGGAGATTGGGAGATTAACTAGACTGCGAACACTACCTTTCTTTAAAGTGGGCGAAGAGAAGGGCTACCATATTGAAGAACTTGGAAATTTGAATTGTCTCAATGGAAAATTAACTGTTAAAAATCTTGAGAGGGTGCTTAACAAGGAAGAGGCTCTGAAAGCCAATATATTTCGGAAGCAACACTTATCTGAATTGCGTTTCAATGGGGATCGGATT GGTGAAGCTCATGGCTCTTGCTTACCACTTCATAACTTGATTGAGATAAGTCTCTACAAGTGCTCAGAAT CATTACCAGATGGGCTGGACACCTTGAATTCTCTGAAGGTGTTGAGTATAGATATGTGTAAAAATCTGAAGTCGGTGGGGAATCCAAGCTgcggagaaggagaaaatcaaGGAACCGTCCACCGGCTGAGAATTAGAGGCTGTGGAGAACTGATGGAATTGCCACGTCAAATGCTAGAGTTGTGGGCCCCTACAATTGCATCTCTCTCATTGGAGGGATTAAGGAGCCTAACGAATCTACCAATGCTAATTGACTGCCTCGCTAAATCATCTAATCTCGAAGATTTAACAATCAGAGGCGTTCCTAAATTGATGTCTGCTGGTAGTGTTGAGAGTTGGGATTTAGGTAAATTGTGgaatttaaatatagatgTGAGTGAGGAGTGGTCAGAAGAGATTAATGTTGCCATTAATGAGACTGTTAATGGCATATTG TTAAAGAATATAGGGATAGAAGAATTGCCGCAATGGTTTGGAAACCTCTCATCTCTAGGAACGTTACATCTACATGGCTGCACAAAGTTGAGGTGCCTGCCCTCTGTGGATTCATTGAAGCTCCTCGCTAAATTAGATgacataaatattaataattgtcCAAAACTAAGTATTGATCCAGAGTGGCACAACCATCCCGACCTCCAGATCATGGTTGATTACAAGCGCATTTGA
- the LOC125209928 gene encoding putative disease resistance protein RGA1: protein MEAVATAGVEVVVQNLINFLKEEYSLLRGFEEDAGKLQETLEMVQAYLSGAEKKSTTQAVKIWLRRLEDVAFHADNTLDELNYHFLYKKVRQMDAPLPKLKNKRCDVPKLVDMLIQTYPEEEKRMFSIVALVGMGGMGKTTLTKKVFHHERVKARFGSLLWVHVSQTFDPIILFKRILSSLTSHGGDECQSKEAILRKLQEALKAKTYLLVLDDVWNEDGTKWDDFLNSMSGVTSTMGNGIIITTRNQEVASIVRPLEFTLSGLSDDDCWSIIKSKAFDRNEEVPPQFEITGKKIAEACRGLPLAANVVGGVLRRYKSEEEWLLISVNCLSDAEDGSTPVRYMFLEEESSHISKEVAKQLRTLILKSGTSDILFSDFQCLHNLTLDDDNMTELPNSIRELIHLRYLDISNTSIKDIPEWIGELSHMQTLRLSRVSSSQKLIVELPAEIGRLTSLQTLPYFTVGEEKGYHIEELGSLKNLKGGLAIKNLERVRDKEEALKANILQKQHLSELRFEWGSYCSGERNDESVLEGLRPHANLKKLTIYGYKGKRFPTWLQGEPQGSCSPLHNLIRIKLNEIVKCDMLEALPEGLDTLNSLESLSIERCRNLKSMGKPSCGEGENQGTLRRLSIIDCGELRELPCQMLESWAPTIEELKLQGLRSLMNLPMLIDCLAKSSHLTNLTIRGVPKLMSAGSVESWDLGKLEDFKYRCECGVGVATHLRVNIKRGGKLGVAASINSTSHFSFSLRVRKYRDRRIAAMVWKPLSSKDVRSIWLHKVEIWLKELEALAFYGYYVLDDFNYHFLRKKVKKIHAPSPKPKDKVLSCLPSCSGSRMSRCSKMAHAIKQINVKFESEQRGNTSMNVEWSEEASVGINETVNGILEGCCNSLHELRLC, encoded by the exons ATGGAAGCGGTTGCTACAGCTGGCGTTGAAGTTGTTGTGCAAAACCTGATCAACTTTCTCAAGGAAGAGTACTCTCTGCTTCGAGGTTTCGAGGAAGATGCTGGAAAGCTGCAGGAGACTTTGGAGATGGTTCAAGCCTACTTGAGTGGTGCTGAGAAGAAATCCACCACACAAGCTGTCAAGATCTGGTTGAGGCGGCTTGAAGATGTGGCTTTCCATGCTGATAATACCTTGGATGAACTcaactatcattttctctaCAAAAAAGTGAGGCAAATGGACGCACCCCTTCCCAAGCTGAAGAATAAG AGATGTGATGTGCCTAAACTAGTTGACATGCTAATCCAAACATACCCCGAGGAAGAGAAACGGATGTTCTCCATCGTTGCTCTTGTGGGAATGGGGGGTATGGGAAAAACTACGTTGACTAAAAAAGTCTTCCATCATGAAAGGGTGAAGGCTCGATTTGGATCACTTCTTTGGGTTCATGTTTCTCAAACCTTTGATCCCATCATTCTTTTCAAAAGAATCCTTTCTTCATTGACTTCACATGGTGGTGATGAATGTCAGAGTAAGGAAGCTATCCTGAGAAAGCTTCAAGAAGCTCTGAAGGCTAAAACATatcttcttgttcttgatgATGTATGGAATGAAGATGGTACAAAGTGGGACGACTTTCTAAATTCCATGTCCGGAGTAACTTCCACTATGGGAAATGGCATTATCATCACTACTAGGAATCAAGAGGTTGCTTCAATTGTGCGACCACTTGAATTCACTTTAAGTGGCTTATCAGATGATGATTGTTGGTccataatcaaatcaaaagcTTTTGATAGAAATGAAGAAGTTCCACCACAATTTGAGATTACTGGAAAAAAGATTGCAGAAGCATGTCGAGGTTTGCCCTTAGCTGCCAATGTAGTTGGTGGTGTGCTTCGACGGTATAAGTCCGAAGAAGAGTGGCTCTTAATCAGTGTAAATTGTCTTTCAGATGCCGAAG ACGGCAGCACCCCAGTTCGATACATGTTTCTCGAAGAAGAATCAAGTCATATTTCAAAAGAAGTGGCCAAGCAATTGCGTACATTAATCTTGAAAAGTGGAACTTCTGATATCTTGTTCTCAGACTTCCAATGTCTGCATAATCTAACTCTCGATGATGATAATATGACAGAGTTGCCCAATTCAATTAGGGAGTTGATACATTTGAGATATCTTGATATTTCAAATACATCTATTAAAGACATTCCGGAGTGGATTGGTGAACTCAGTCACATGCAAACGTTAAGATTATCACGTGTGTCGTCTTCGCAGAAACTG ATAGTAGAGTTGCCTGCGGAGATTGGGAGATTAACTAGTCTCCAAACACTACCTTACTTCACAGTGGGCGAAGAGAAGGGCTATCATATTGAAGAACTCGGAAGTTTGAAAAATCTCAAAGGAGGATTAGCTATTAAAAATCTTGAGAGGGTGCGTGACAAGGAAGAGGCTCTGAAAGCCAATATATTGCAGAAGCAACACTTATCTGAATTGCGGTTTGAATGGGGATCATATTGTTCGGGTGAAAGAAATGATGAGAGTGTGTTGGAAGGTCTCAGACCTCATGCAAATCTGAAGAAGTTGACCATTTATGGATACAAAGGCAAAAGATTTCCAACATGGTTACAGGGTGAACCTCAAGGCTCTTGCTCACCACTTCATAACTTGATTCGGATAAAACTCAATGAG ATTGTAAAATGTGATATGTTGGAAGCATTACCAGAAGGATTGGACACCCTCAATTCTCTGGAGAGCTTGAGTATAGAAAGGTGTAGAAATCTGAAGTCGATGGGGAAACCAAGCTgcggagaaggagaaaatcaaGGAACCCTCCGTCGGTTGAGCATTATAGACTGCGGAGAACTGAGGGAATTGCCATGTCAAATGCTAGAGTCGTGGGCCCCTACAATTGAGGAACTTAAATTGCAGGGATTAAGGAGCCTAATGAATCTACCAATGCTAATTGACTGCCTCGCTAAATCATCTCATCTCACAAATTTGACAATCAGAGGCGTTCCTAAATTGATGTCTGCTGGTAGTGTTGAGAGTTGGGATTTAGGTAAACTTGAAGACTTTAAATATAGATGTGAGTGTGGAGTG GGTGTTGCAACTCACTTGAGAGTTAACATTAAGAGGGGTGGAAAATTGGGAGTGGCTGCCTCAATCAATTCAACGTCTCACTTCTCTTTCTCGCTTAGAGTTAGAAAATATAGGGATAGAAGAATTGCCGCAATGGTTTGGAAACCTCTCAGCTCTAAAGATGTTAGATCTATATGGCTGCACAAAGTTGAG ATATGGCTGAAGGAGCTTGAAGCTTTGGCTTTCTATGGTTATTATGTCTTGGATGATTTCAACTATCATTTTCTCCGcaaaaaagtgaagaaaatacATGCACCCAGTCCCAAGCCTAAGGATAAGGTACTATCATGCTTGCCATCCTGTAGTGGAAGTCGCATGTCACGTTGCTCTAAAATGGCTCATGCCATCAAACAAATCAATGTAAAATTTGAGTCTGAACAAAGAGGCAACACAAGTATGAATGTGGAGTGGTCAGAAGAGGCGAGTGTTGGCATTAATGAGACTGTGAATGGCATATTGGAAGGCTGTTGCAACTCACTTCATGAGTTAAGATTATGTTGA
- the LOC125200939 gene encoding putative disease resistance protein RGA1, with the protein MEAALTAAVLSVGIKILVEKLIDILKEEYSLFEGLNEDIRKLQKTLAMIEAYLSDADSKSITQQAVKIWLNDLEDVAFDADNVLDELNYHLLREKVKKMDAPSPKPKNKVLSCLSSCSRGNVSRRFKIAHSIKQINENFESMNNKATQLGLQNIIANALPAAVDTSNETDSLSVDPVFIGRDDDVTMLVDMLTQTHPEEEKRMFSIVALVGMGGMGKTTLTRKVFNHERMKERFRSLIWVHVSQTFDPILLFKKILSTFTSHEGQTREAILRKLQKALEGKTYLLVLDDVWNEDVPKWEDFMNSLSGITSTMGNGIIITTRSQNVASIVRPLEYTLRGLSDDDCWNIIKAKAFDGNEDVPPEFEIVGKKIAESCRGLPLAANVVGGVLRRCKSEEEWRLISVNCLSDAEGAERIKKILKLSFDYLPSPSLKKCFAYCSIFPKGHWFMKQRVIEQWMAEGFLQPDERNEMEDVGNKFFSILMHNSLMQVAKLDGYGNEEICVMHDLVHDLASSVLSSNVDGSTPVRYMFLEEESSHISKEVAKHLRTLFLKVGSSGINFQTSIVCII; encoded by the coding sequence ATGGAAGCAGCACTGACTGCAGCAGTGCTTTCAGTAGGCATCAAAATTCTTGTCGAAAAGCTGATCGACATTTTGAAGGAAGAGTATTCTCTGTTTGAAGGTCTGAATGAAGATATCCGAAAACTGCAAAAGACTTTGGCGATGATTGAAGCCTACTTGAGTGACGCTGATAGTAAATCCATTACCCAACAGGCTGTCAAGATCTGGTTGAATGATCTTGAGGATGTCGCTTTCGATGCTGATAATGTCTTGGATGAACTCAACTATCATCTTCTCCGtgaaaaagtgaagaaaatggacGCACCCAGTCCCAAGCCGAAGAATAAGGTACTATCATGCTTGTCATCCTGCAGTCGTGGTAACGTTTCTCGCCGCTTTAAAATTGCTCATTCCATCAAACAAATCAATGAGAATTTTGAATCTATGAACAACAAGGCAACACAACTTGGCCTTCAAAACATTATTGCGAATGCACTTCCTGCTGCTGTTGATACTTCCAACGAGACTGATTCGTTGAGTGTTGATCCAGTCTTTATTGGAAGAGATGATGATGTGACTATGCTAGTTGACATGCTCACCCAGACCCACCCAGAGGAAGAGAAACGGATGTTCTCCATCGTTGCTCTTGTGGGAATGGGGGGTATGGGGAAAACTACGTTGACTAGAAAAGTCTTTAATCATGAGAGGATGAAGGAACGCTTCAGATCACTTATTTGGGTTCATGTTTCTCAAACCTTTGATCCCattcttctttttaaaaaaattctttcaaCATTTACTTCACATGAAGGTCAGACTAGGGAAGCTATCCTGAGAAAACTTCAAAAAGCTCTCGAAGGTAAAACATatcttcttgttcttgatgATGTATGGAATGAAGATGTTCCAAAGTGGGAAGACTTTATGAATTCCCTGTCAGGAATTACTTCCACTATGGGAAATGGAATTATCATCACTACCAGAAGTCAAAATGTTGCTTCAATTGTGAGACCACTTGAATACACTTTAAGAGGCTTATCAGATGATGATTGCTGGAACATAATTAAAGCAAAAGCCTTTGATGGAAATGAAGATGTTCCACCAGAATTTGAGATTGTTGGAAAAAAGATTGCAGAATCATGTCGAGGTTTGCCCTTAGCTGCCAATGTAGTTGGCGGTGTGCTTCGACGGTGTAAGTCCGAAGAAGAGTGGCGGTTAATCAGTGTAAATTGTCTCTCAGATGCTGAAGGTGcagaaagaattaaaaaaatactgaaattGAGCTTTGATTATTTGCCTTCTCCATCTCTCAAAAAGTGTTTTGCATACTGTTCAATTTTCCCTAAAGGTCATTGGTTTATGAAACAGCGAGTAATTGAGCAGTGGATGGCAGAAGGTTTTCTTCAACCAGATGAAAGAAATGAGATGGAAGATGTGGGAAATAAGTTTTTCAGTATTCTTATGCACAACTCTTTGATGCAAGTTGCCAAGCTAGATGGTTATGGAAATGAGGAAATTTGTGTGATGCATGATCTTGTGCATGATCTTGCATCTTCTGTTTTATCTAGTAATGTGGACGGCAGCACCCCGGTTCGATACATGTTTCTTGAAGAAGAATCAAGTCATATTTCTAAAGAAGTGGCCAAGCATTTGCGTACATTATTCTTGAAAGTTGGATCTTCTGGTATCAATTTTCAGACTTCCATTGTCTGCATAATCTAA
- the LOC125209790 gene encoding putative disease resistance protein RGA3 codes for MDQKLPNTLKHLVNLRHLYIEYDVELPAEIGRLTSLQTLPYFMVGEEKGYHIEELGNLKNLKGELSITNLERVRDKEEALKAKIMQKEKLSGLRFGWNCNRPGENNDESVLEGLKPHANLKKLTIEGYSGKRFPSWLRNEPQGSYLPLHNLIEINLDYCLQCEEIILDHLPNLRLLYIKELKSLKCLSKMFFYNNRNLSYLHIAECDMLTALPDGLDTLNSLHTLVIERCENLKSIGKPSCGEGENQGILNRLSIVDCGKLIELPYQMVDSWAPTIEFLKLDGLRSLTNLPMLIDCLSKSSPCLRELTIRGVPMMSAGSVESWNLGSLWKLEIYVSEEWSKENSVAINDTVNGILEGCCNSLHTLKLRGVENWEWLPQSIQRLTSLPFLQLENIGIEELPEWFGNLSTLTQLHLYGCTKLRCLPSVDALKLLIKLKLLEIKNCPKLSIDSEWRNHPNLQIMVDGKRI; via the coding sequence ATGGATCAGAAACTGCCAAACACATTGAAGCATTTGGTTAACTTAAGGCATCTGTATATAGAATATGATGTAGAGTTGCCTGCGGAGATTGGGAGATTAACTAGTCTCCAAACACTACCTTACTTCATGGTGGGCGAAGAGAAGGGCTATCATATTGAAGAACTcggaaatttgaaaaatctcaAAGGAGAATTGTCTATTACAAATCTTGAGAGGGTTCGTGACAAAGAAGAGGCTCTGAAAGCCAAAATAATGCAGAAAGAAAAGTTATCTGGATTGCGTTTTGGATGGAACTGTAATCGTCCGGGTGAAAATAATGATGAGAGTGTGTTGGAAGGTCTCAAACCTCATGCAAATTTAAAGAAGTTGACGATTGAAGGATACAGTGGCAAAAGATTTCCATCATGGTTACGAAATGAGCCTCAAGGCTCTTACTTACCACTTCATAACTTGATTGAGATAAATCTCGATTATTGCTTACAATGTGAGGAAATTATATTGGACCACTTACCAAATTTAAGGTTGCTctatataaaagaattaaagaGTTTGAAATGTTTGTCAAAAATGTTTTTCTATAACAATCGCAATCTCTCGTACTTGCACATTGCAGAATGTGATATGTTGACAGCATTACCAGATGGACTGGACACCCTGAATTCTCTGCATACTTTGGTAATAGAAAGGTGTGAAAATCTGAAGTCGATTGGGAAACCAAGTTgtggagaaggagaaaatcaaGGAATCCTCAATCGGCTGAGCATTGTAGACTGCGGAAAACTGATAGAATTGCCATATCAAATGGTAGATTCATGGGCCCCTACAATTGAGTTTCTCAAATTGGATGGCTTAAGGAGCCTAACGAATCTACCAATGCTAATTGACTGCCTCAGTAAGTCATCTCCTTGTCTTAGAGAATTAACAATCAGAGGCGTTCCTATGATGTCTGCTGGAAGTGTTGAGAGTTGGAATTTAGGTAGCTTGTGgaaattagaaatatatgtGAGTGAGGAGTGGTCAAAAGAGAATAGTGTGGCCATTAATGACACTGTGAATGGCATATTGGAAGGTTGTTGCAACTCACTtcatacattaaaattaagaGGAGTGGAAAATTGGGAGTGGCTGCCTCAATCAATTCAACGTCTCACTTCTCTTCCTTTCTTACAGTTAGAAAATATAGGGATAGAAGAATTGCCGGAATGGTTTGGAAACCTCTCAACTCTAACGCAGTTACATCTATATGGCTGCACAAAGTTGAGGTGCCTGCCCTCTGTGGATGCATTGAAGCTGCtcattaaattgaaattgttagaaattaaaaactgTCCAAAACTAAGTATTGATTCGGAGTGGCGCAACCATCCCAATCTCCAAATCATGGTTGATGGCAAGCGCATTTGA